The Armatimonadia bacterium genome has a segment encoding these proteins:
- a CDS encoding TIM-barrel domain-containing protein, whose protein sequence is MRKVLWVVLLAGCIVQSAFAAYSIDGNKVVSGQVRFSVLTPTLIRLETSPTGTFVDDPSVLAVNRNWPTSQFRVTIEDEWLVLRTSALELRWLEGRLPFDESNLMISWKTGGAGGTWRPGRQDTANLLGTRGALDGIGRGNLPPLGNGLLSREGWTVLDDSQRPLWLGEEQWLKERPDPRATDWYFFAYGQQYGHLLQEYVTLCGRIPMLPRYAWGTWYSRYWAFTDAEEKAIVTKFRELDIPLDVLVIDVDWHKYGWEGYDWNEKLFPDPEGFLRWVHEQGVQVTANNHPGTPLPVEDSHHVDAAKMAGVTGDALKQPLGWNLADQKSNRAFVEAVHWPLERIGIDFWWIDGAAPSRMKGLDSSMWCAKTYFDGTGRRTGQRSLTFSRYGGLGQHRYPAGFSGDVHSEWDVLNYEVRFTARAGNVALPYWSHDIGGFLGNRLDPELYVRWCQFGSLSPVNRLHSAHGIREPWEYGEDAQRIVRDYFQLRQRLFPYFNTCQREVYDTGMPLCRALYMHWPQLAESYEYDYEYMLGPSLLVAPVATKTDGGTSLKELWLPPGYWWDYWTGELYQGPRRMTYRAPLDRCPMFARAGAILPMQPDMSYQGQMQPDPLTIHVWTGADGKLDLYEDDGLTLAYQQDGFTTTPLRYSEQGSRARLTLGPRRGSFAGAADARAYDVLLHGTARPLSVTCNDRKIGFRPAAPMRPGEWWDYDAKTETMSLHLPEKVTPKTALEITIEGISPSDSTAARTQLTAMRACADAAVRLASDAHVPEAALDSLRKALSLADAAIAQVREGAETGPAIEATTEAFRQAWTALGEVPQDSRTPVLQALAGVSATSRLTTVPASGQYQVRSLVASAYPMPGSLLVAAPSERVKADLVGPVVADLGSFAQTGAGTLSYTLRAPDVKGPVPLGLLETGACFTLDWNGVAVPILACSGFDCSFVQQWHLIGPFPNAGSKGLATVYPPEQHVDLGKSYPGEGGLAKWQTTSWTLPSPDSDPAVFVNLEKLFKPKDHVVAYAVAYLLADEAKDVLLSVGTDDGCKLWLNGELKLDHPEPRAPEPGQDKIPVHLNQGVNTVLLKVANEGGQWGLYLQVTGPDGKPVPGLKSTLSL, encoded by the coding sequence ATGCGTAAGGTCCTGTGGGTCGTTCTCCTTGCGGGTTGCATCGTCCAGTCCGCCTTCGCCGCCTACAGCATCGACGGCAACAAGGTCGTGTCGGGGCAGGTCCGCTTCAGCGTGTTGACGCCGACGCTGATCCGCCTCGAGACCTCGCCGACCGGCACCTTCGTCGACGATCCCTCGGTCCTTGCCGTGAACCGCAACTGGCCGACCAGCCAATTCCGGGTGACCATCGAGGACGAGTGGCTCGTGCTTCGCACCTCAGCGCTCGAACTCCGCTGGCTGGAGGGTCGGTTGCCCTTCGACGAGTCCAACCTGATGATCTCATGGAAGACCGGCGGCGCAGGCGGTACGTGGCGTCCCGGTCGTCAAGACACCGCTAACCTCCTGGGAACCCGCGGTGCCCTTGATGGCATTGGTCGCGGGAATCTGCCACCCTTAGGAAACGGCCTGCTCAGTCGCGAGGGATGGACCGTTCTCGACGACTCCCAGCGGCCGCTGTGGCTGGGTGAAGAGCAGTGGCTGAAGGAGCGCCCGGATCCGCGTGCGACCGACTGGTACTTCTTCGCCTACGGACAGCAGTACGGCCACCTGCTGCAGGAGTACGTCACGCTCTGCGGCCGGATTCCCATGCTGCCGCGGTATGCCTGGGGGACCTGGTACTCACGCTATTGGGCCTTCACGGATGCCGAGGAGAAGGCAATCGTGACCAAGTTTCGCGAGCTGGACATCCCGCTCGACGTGTTGGTCATCGATGTGGACTGGCACAAGTACGGCTGGGAAGGCTACGACTGGAACGAGAAGCTCTTCCCCGATCCCGAGGGCTTCCTCAGGTGGGTTCACGAGCAGGGCGTGCAGGTGACGGCCAACAACCACCCGGGCACTCCACTGCCGGTCGAGGATTCCCACCATGTGGACGCAGCGAAGATGGCAGGCGTCACCGGCGATGCACTGAAGCAGCCACTCGGCTGGAACCTCGCCGACCAGAAGAGCAACCGGGCCTTTGTGGAGGCGGTGCACTGGCCACTGGAGCGCATCGGCATCGACTTCTGGTGGATCGACGGCGCGGCCCCTTCGCGCATGAAGGGTCTCGACAGCTCGATGTGGTGCGCCAAGACCTACTTCGACGGCACCGGGCGCCGCACCGGTCAGCGATCACTCACCTTCAGCCGCTATGGGGGCCTGGGCCAGCACCGCTATCCGGCGGGCTTCTCCGGCGACGTCCACTCGGAATGGGACGTGCTCAACTACGAGGTGCGCTTCACTGCCCGGGCCGGGAACGTTGCCCTCCCCTACTGGTCGCATGACATCGGCGGGTTCCTGGGCAACCGTCTCGACCCCGAGCTGTACGTCCGCTGGTGCCAGTTCGGGTCGCTCAGCCCCGTGAACCGTCTCCACAGCGCTCACGGTATTCGCGAGCCCTGGGAGTACGGGGAGGACGCCCAGCGGATCGTCCGCGACTACTTCCAGCTTCGGCAGCGTCTCTTCCCCTACTTCAACACCTGCCAGCGCGAGGTCTACGACACCGGGATGCCGCTGTGTCGGGCACTCTACATGCACTGGCCACAGCTCGCAGAATCCTACGAGTACGACTACGAGTACATGCTCGGGCCGAGCCTGCTCGTGGCACCCGTGGCTACAAAGACGGATGGCGGTACGAGCCTCAAGGAGCTCTGGCTTCCGCCCGGTTACTGGTGGGACTACTGGACCGGCGAGCTCTACCAGGGGCCACGGCGCATGACCTACCGGGCACCGCTCGACCGCTGTCCCATGTTCGCCCGGGCCGGGGCCATCCTGCCGATGCAGCCCGACATGAGCTACCAGGGCCAGATGCAGCCGGACCCGCTCACGATCCACGTCTGGACGGGAGCCGACGGGAAGCTCGACCTGTATGAGGACGACGGCCTGACGCTGGCATACCAGCAGGACGGGTTCACAACCACGCCCCTACGCTACTCCGAGCAGGGCTCAAGGGCACGTCTGACCCTCGGACCTCGCCGCGGGAGCTTCGCCGGAGCTGCGGACGCTCGTGCCTATGATGTGCTGCTCCACGGCACTGCACGCCCGCTCTCGGTGACCTGCAACGATCGCAAGATCGGCTTCCGGCCGGCCGCTCCCATGCGCCCCGGTGAGTGGTGGGACTACGACGCGAAGACAGAGACGATGTCCCTCCACCTCCCGGAGAAGGTCACCCCCAAGACCGCGCTGGAGATCACCATCGAGGGCATATCACCGTCGGATTCCACAGCAGCCCGGACGCAGTTGACGGCCATGCGTGCCTGTGCCGATGCCGCCGTGCGGCTGGCCTCGGATGCCCATGTGCCGGAGGCGGCGCTGGATTCCCTGCGCAAAGCACTCAGCCTGGCCGACGCCGCGATTGCCCAAGTCCGCGAGGGCGCTGAGACCGGTCCTGCCATCGAGGCGACCACCGAGGCCTTCCGTCAGGCCTGGACTGCTCTCGGCGAGGTTCCGCAGGACAGCAGAACGCCGGTCCTGCAAGCCCTGGCCGGAGTCAGCGCAACCTCACGGCTGACCACTGTGCCCGCGTCCGGCCAGTACCAGGTGCGTTCACTCGTAGCCTCCGCCTACCCGATGCCGGGGTCACTGCTGGTCGCAGCTCCCTCGGAGCGCGTCAAGGCCGATCTGGTCGGCCCGGTGGTAGCCGATCTCGGCAGCTTCGCGCAGACGGGCGCGGGTACTCTGAGCTACACACTCAGAGCCCCGGACGTGAAGGGGCCTGTTCCCCTGGGCCTGCTCGAGACCGGTGCCTGCTTCACCCTCGACTGGAACGGCGTGGCAGTACCCATCCTTGCGTGCTCCGGCTTCGACTGCAGCTTCGTACAGCAGTGGCACCTGATCGGGCCCTTCCCCAATGCCGGTAGCAAGGGGCTCGCCACCGTCTACCCGCCGGAGCAGCACGTGGACCTCGGCAAGAGCTATCCCGGCGAAGGCGGCCTGGCCAAGTGGCAGACGACCTCATGGACTCTGCCCTCTCCTGATAGTGACCCAGCCGTCTTCGTTAACCTGGAGAAGCTGTTCAAACCCAAGGATCATGTGGTAGCCTATGCAGTGGCCTACCTCCTGGCCGACGAGGCGAAGGACGTCCTTCTGTCGGTGGGAACCGACGACGGTTGCAAGCTCTGGCTGAACGGGGAACTCAAGCTCGATCACCCGGAACCCAGGGCACCTGAGCCAGGCCAGGACAAGATCCCGGTGCATCTCAATCAGGGCGTCAACACCGTGCTCCTCAAAGTCGCCAACGAGGGCGGCCAGTGGGGCCTGTACCTTCAGGTGACCGGGCCGGACGGCAAGCCGGTCCCGGGCCTAAAGAGCACCTTGAGCCTCTAG
- a CDS encoding cold-shock protein yields METGKVKWFNDQKGYGFIERDGGGEDVFVHYSGILGDGYRSLEEGVRVEFEVVQDPKGPRADQVKVLAE; encoded by the coding sequence GTGGAGACCGGCAAAGTCAAGTGGTTCAATGACCAGAAGGGCTATGGGTTCATCGAACGCGACGGCGGGGGAGAGGACGTCTTCGTCCACTACTCCGGCATCCTCGGCGACGGCTATCGCTCGCTGGAGGAGGGAGTTCGTGTCGAGTTCGAGGTGGTCCAAGACCCCAAGGGCCCCCGAGCCGACCAGGTCAAGGTTCTCGCTGAATAG
- a CDS encoding M55 family metallopeptidase, whose translation MKTYIMTDLEGCAGIPSWHDYGAPEHRWYEYARELVTLETSAAVQGCLDAGATEVLVVDGHGHGAINPLLLHPEAKLLFGRPLGYPFGCDDSFDVALMVGQHAKANTDGGHLCHTGSFSVENETINGVSVGEMGVNMLFCAYFHVPTVLVCGDEAAAAEARALVPNIETAAVKQGLRRGSAEGLTTEQNSRFNGGAIHLHPTRARELIRDRARAALTRASEIQPFWLEPPYEREMVLRATEEEPRKIGRARAKDLLELLATPLQWEPLKDE comes from the coding sequence GTGAAGACCTATATCATGACTGACCTCGAAGGCTGTGCCGGAATCCCCAGTTGGCATGACTATGGCGCACCCGAACACCGCTGGTACGAGTATGCCCGGGAGCTTGTCACACTGGAGACGAGTGCAGCGGTGCAAGGCTGCCTCGATGCCGGGGCGACCGAGGTCCTCGTCGTAGACGGACATGGCCACGGCGCGATCAACCCTCTGCTCCTGCACCCTGAGGCGAAGCTGCTGTTCGGGCGCCCTCTCGGCTACCCCTTCGGCTGCGATGACAGCTTCGACGTCGCGCTCATGGTCGGGCAGCACGCCAAGGCGAACACCGACGGTGGTCACCTGTGCCACACCGGGTCCTTTTCGGTCGAGAACGAGACCATCAACGGGGTGTCCGTCGGGGAGATGGGCGTCAATATGCTCTTCTGCGCGTACTTCCACGTGCCCACCGTTCTCGTGTGCGGTGACGAGGCGGCGGCTGCGGAAGCTCGGGCCCTGGTGCCCAACATCGAGACCGCGGCGGTCAAACAGGGACTACGACGGGGCTCCGCGGAGGGGCTCACGACTGAGCAGAACAGCCGCTTCAACGGCGGTGCGATCCACCTGCACCCGACCCGTGCCCGCGAGCTGATTCGCGATCGTGCCCGGGCGGCCCTCACCCGTGCCTCCGAGATTCAGCCCTTCTGGCTTGAGCCGCCCTATGAGCGTGAGATGGTCCTGCGAGCCACCGAGGAAGAGCCCCGCAAGATCGGGCGCGCTCGGGCCAAGGACCTCCTCGAGCTGCTCGCGACTCCGCTGCAGTGGGAGCCGCTCAAGGACGAGTAG
- a CDS encoding Gfo/Idh/MocA family oxidoreductase, with amino-acid sequence MASPTSGKRPSRKRRVRVAMVGAGAMANRVHYPSLASFKDVKIAALCDLDEERLKATGDKYEIERRYVDYQKMIEDVAPDAVYAIGPPHDMYDVWTWCLQHGLNLYIEKPMGITLHEAQALAYLAAEKSCITQVSFQRRTCPMVVKLREECLKRGPMTHGVCTFYKCEAKPFLGARDHMMDDGVHAIDTLRWICGGEVVRIHSVTRRVQVPDINFITAMLEFDNGATGVMMNSWTSGRRIFKVEMHAPGICAEAEHEGKGHLYADGDTQGVEFDTQEEAGSAEFHVYGGFEAKNREFIDAVKAGTQPPSHFGDAVKTMEVAVRILAQSLLASG; translated from the coding sequence ATGGCCTCTCCGACTTCAGGCAAGCGACCATCACGCAAGCGACGAGTACGAGTCGCGATGGTCGGCGCCGGCGCAATGGCAAACCGCGTTCACTATCCCTCCCTGGCCTCCTTCAAGGACGTCAAGATCGCGGCACTGTGCGACCTCGACGAGGAACGGCTCAAGGCGACGGGCGACAAGTACGAGATCGAGCGTCGGTACGTCGACTACCAGAAGATGATCGAGGACGTGGCGCCGGACGCGGTCTACGCGATCGGTCCGCCCCACGATATGTACGACGTGTGGACCTGGTGCCTGCAGCACGGGCTGAACCTGTACATCGAGAAACCGATGGGAATCACGTTGCACGAGGCCCAGGCGCTGGCCTATCTGGCCGCCGAGAAGTCCTGCATCACCCAGGTGAGCTTCCAGCGGCGGACCTGTCCGATGGTCGTGAAGCTGCGTGAGGAGTGCCTGAAGCGCGGCCCGATGACCCACGGCGTCTGCACCTTCTACAAGTGCGAAGCCAAGCCTTTCCTGGGTGCGCGCGACCACATGATGGACGACGGGGTCCATGCGATTGATACGCTGCGCTGGATCTGTGGGGGCGAGGTGGTCCGGATACACAGTGTCACGCGCAGAGTGCAGGTGCCGGACATCAACTTCATCACCGCGATGCTCGAGTTCGACAACGGCGCGACCGGGGTCATGATGAACAGCTGGACCAGTGGCCGCCGCATCTTCAAGGTCGAGATGCACGCTCCCGGGATCTGCGCAGAGGCAGAGCATGAGGGCAAAGGGCACCTATACGCGGACGGCGACACACAGGGAGTAGAGTTCGATACCCAGGAGGAGGCCGGGAGTGCCGAGTTCCACGTCTACGGCGGCTTCGAGGCCAAGAACCGCGAGTTCATCGACGCCGTGAAGGCAGGCACCCAGCCGCCCTCGCATTTTGGGGATGCGGTGAAGACGATGGAAGTTGCCGTGCGGATCCTCGCGCAGTCCCTGCTTGCGAGCGGGTAG